In Mustela nigripes isolate SB6536 chromosome 9, MUSNIG.SB6536, whole genome shotgun sequence, the sequence CCCTCACCTTATTCcttccctcacccccccacccccaccccctctgacTCCCTCATCCCCCTCACTACTCTCGAGTCCCTTCACCACACTCACTCCCTCTCAGGGTACAGAGATAACTGTGGGTTCTCGGGGGAGAAGGGACATATAGACAAGTGAATAAACACTTGTACAAGAAGTCAGTAAGTTATAATTGTCCTTAAAATGGGCCTTTATATGGTTTCCTAATGcatattcaaaatttaaatcttaGAGAGTGGTAAATAAGTAAGTTATAACTTTTTCATACCAGTCTTCTCTTCTTCACCCCTAGGCGTTTTAATAGCATGTTACTTGGTTTTTGCAACAAGAATGACCGCTGACCAAGCAATTATATTTGTTCGGGCAAAGCGACCCAATTCCATACAAACTCGAGGACAGCTGCTCTGCGTCAGGGAGTTTACTCAGTTTCTGATTCCTCTTCGCAATATATTCTCTTGCTGCGACCCCAAAGCGCATGCCGTGACTTTAGCACAGTATCTTATTCGCCAGCGGCATCTGCTTCACGGGTATGAGGCCCGACTCCTGAAACACGTACCCAAAATTATCCACCTCGTCTGCAAATTGCTGCTGGACTTAGCCGAGAACAGGCCAGTGGTGACGGCAGAGGTGGCGGAAGTGCCCAGCCTGTCCGCTGAGATTGAGAAGACGGTTTCTGAGATGATCACCCTGCAGCTGGATAAGGAGTTGCTGAGGCAGGGCAGCGACGCATCCGACTGCTTCCCCGCCACCGCGGTGGCCACGGATTTTGAGAATCAGGATGTGATTCTTTCCAGCGAGCAAGGGATTGACCCTCTCTGGAAGAGGCGGAATGTCGAGTGCCTTCAGCCCCTGACTCACCTGAAGAGGCGACTCAGCTACAGCGACTCGGATTTAAAGAGGGCCGAGACGCTTCTGGAACACGGGGAGACTCCGTGGACGGGGCCTGCCCAGGCCTTGCTTGGCCGTAACCCCAGGCCGCAGAAGCCCGTAAGCCACTGTTACACCCCCCAGTCTCCACAGCTTGAGCCAAGTAAGGAAACGCTTGTCCGAAATACATTCTCTTTCTGGAATCAGGCTAAATTTGGAGGCCTGGAAGGACTCAAAGATGAGGAGTCACTGCTTTTCCATAGGGAGACTGTTGCAAAGGAAGTACAGCGGAGTCGAACCTTCTCTTCGGGTGTTTCAGGTTTATACAACCCTAGGGAGCCAGTTACACCGAACCTTGCAGATACCCCGACGGAATCAGACAGTTCTCCCCAGCAAGTGCCCCGCTGTCAGTACGAAACTCCCGCTGGTTGCTGCTCCGACACGCCCCGCAGGCCCCTGGACTGTGGCTTCAGCCCCAAAGCACCCTTTTCCGGCGGACGCAGCCAAGCCCAGGACAGCAGAGATGTGTCCGCAGCTGCTGCACACAGTGTTGTGCAGTCTGGACTGAGTGCCGAAGCCAGGAGAGTACTGGCAGCCAAAGCTCTGGCAAGCTTAGATGAGttggcagagaaggaggaggtgaAGAGGAAGGTAGAAATGTGGCAGGTActtgtatctcatttaattatgcATGGGGGGTACTTATGTCACAGCAAAAACAGAATATGTTTTACCAAATTGAAGGGTTGTGGGAATTTGAAGACCTGTTTCGGTAATACCTGACTTCGGAACCTCAGGTTTCTCAGTGTCTGTGTGAAAGAGAGCGCGCAGTGCTTGGCACTTAGCCGGGTCCTCCGAGCAGGGCACTGATGCCCAGGCCTGTGGCGGCTTCTTGCTTTCCTGCTGGCTTTGTGGGACAGACAGACCACAGCAGACAGCTTTAGGAACTGACTTGAGCATCTCTAACCTggatctgggggggggggccacACTTGGAGAATCACTGACAGAGAGACATGAGTAAAATCAGAGAAAACTCTTGTCCAAAGTCTCCAACGCAAGTGTTGAGTAAGGTCAGGACGCGCGATGGCTGCTGTCCGCTCGGCTCCCCTTCCTGCAGACCTGCCGGCGCTCCCGTGTGGCCACGGTCAGATTCCACAAAGCACTGGGAGCGAGCCGCAGAGTACCTTTGTGTCGTTAGTTTTCTTAgagagatgttatttatttatacagcGCGAGCGAGagaggtgtgggggcaggggcagagcgaGGGGAAGGGTCCCAGACTCCGCGCCacgcctgacctggggctccatctcatgagcCCGAGcgcacgacctgagccgaaatggaGTCAGAAACtgaactgtctgagccacccaggcacccctgtgccaTTTGTTTTACCCAAAGTTGTGTCTTTGGGGTCCATTCCTGGGCTTTTACTTACATTAGAATGTACAGTTGTAAATTTTAACCCCTCTTTATGGTGTATTTTCATTAGAAACAGTCTTAAATCAGTTGTGCTCTTCACCCTGAATGAACAACTGGTGTACACAAAAGGTCTTAACTACCTAGTTACCAGAAACTAGTCAACTGCCCAAATGGTGGGGCTGACCTGGGCAGGCCTGGCTCAGTGAAATCTGGACTCATCAGTCTGTAATGTCCTGCGAATTATCTATGTGGCTGCTCCTCTGTATTCTTCATTAATTAAGCAAGATGTGTACACTTTTCAGGAGGGTCAGAACCTTCCAGATGCAGAGATGGGAAAACTAGGCCAGAGCCTTGCACCCACCTACAGCTGTGGGACTGCAGAGCACATGCACGTCTGTCAGAACTGCAGGTGTTTGCTGAGCAAATACGAAATACGTAGAGATACTGACTTCCCACAACGTGAAGTGTTTTTTCTTATTCCAAACTGAACAGGACTTTGGGTCCTTCTGGCTGCTCAGTCTGCGAGCCCTTCCCTTGCAACACCGTAGCCAGGAGAGCTAGTGGTCGGACCCCTCAGAGGTCAGCCTAGTGGGTGGGACTGTTGGAGcacaaaatacaaaagcattttCCAGAGGTGAACATGACCCTTTTGTTTGGATAGGCTTGCCCTTTGCTCCACTGTCTGGATTTTATTATGAGTCTTTCAGCAGTAAAACAACCTAGCTGAGTTCTGGAAGGAGTCCAGAGCTATGATTTGGGCGGCACCGTGCTGCCTGTGCCCCTGCTGGGACCTCTCTTGGCTGCTGCGTCATCTGCTCTCCCGGTGACCTGGAGGGCAGAGGATACCCTAAGATTCTTCCTTAATCTTCACAACCCTTATGAATTAAGGATCACAGATAGGGAAGCTGAGGGTCACAGGGGTCAAGACACGTGCTCAGGATCATGTGGCCTGAATGTGGCTGGGCGGGGATGCAGCTCATGGGTTTAACGATTTGCTCAACCCCCTGGAGGATTTCAGAAAACAGAGTAACCAGCATTTTTCTTGGGAGGGCCTTAGTTGTGCTGCTCTGCCGAGCTTCTGGTTACTGCAGAGCCGATCGGCTGTTGTGTGACCCATGGGGACCGGGGCCTCCACACAGCTAAACACAGTGGCTTCTTTATGAGAGAATAAAGAGGAACCAGAGGAACCCAGAGCCAGAGGACCCTGGCAGCAAGGCAGGACCATCACGACAGGGGTCAAGCAAAACCCAGGGAACGCCACCTGCACTGTGCTGCTTCGGGCTCCTGGCCAGGTTCCCTCTTCCCTGGGCCCGCACTTCTGCCGTCAGGGCCCTGCTGCGGGTGCTGTAGGAATTGGATCGGCCGCCTGCTACAGGCTGTCCCGGTCTGAGTCTTATGAACGACCCGAAGCGTGATGAATGAATGTGCAATTCTGATGCTTATTCCTGTAGCACACATACACTTTATTTAGAAGTTATTAGAAGAAGTTAGAATTCTTCCTGTTTGCTGCTCTCTGCGAGGTAAACTGTTAGGGCCTCCTGCTTTTAACTTGTCTCGAGCATTTGGGACATGGGCCAGACTCGCTCGTCCCCTCCGCtgtccaggctcagggtgtgGGGCTGACTCTGTGTCCGGGCCTGCATGCGACTGTGGAAAGGAACGTGAGACAGGTGGAAAGGAACGTGCCACAGTGGCAGACTGTTCAGCACTTTTCTGGGGCCCGTTTTGAAGGTTAGTCAGCTTTTCCTCGTCCCAGGGTAATTTGTGAATGTTGTGAATATATGCCTTCTCGTCTGCCGTTCTGCTTCCTCAcagtatgtctgtttttgttccacgGAACCTAAAAACGAAGGCTCCCTCTTCCTGAACAGTATCTGTGGTTTCAGAGTGGGGAGAAAGCTTAGCATTTAGGCCAACTGAGCTCCCTCTCTGAGGGAGCTTTAATGCACACGTGGGGCCGGGGTCAGCTTcacagagggaaactgaggcttggagagactCAGCATCTCAGCCTATGTGCCACCTGGAGGTTGGGGACACTGGGAGGGGTCCCTGTCCACGCTGAGCCTAAGACTGTCACTCGTGGACAGCCTGAGGGCCATCAAACCTCAAATGGTgctgcctccctgtccctccccccccccgctcacccctcccccttctctgctccctcccctcctcctccctccgtctccccttttcctcccctccccgctcccgctctcccttttgctttttcttcccttctttgtaGAAAGAACTAAATTCCCGAGATGGAGCTTGGGAAAGAATATGTGGCGAAAGGGACCCTTTTGTCCTGTGCAGTCTCATGTGGTCCTGGGTGGAGCAGCTGAAGGAGCCCGTGATCACCAGACAGGACGTGGACACGCTGCTCGGCAGCCGCGCGGACACCGCGGACGCGCTGTCTCTGCTAGAGAAGGTAGAGAGGCTGTGGGGCGGCTACCGTTAGCCACGGGCCTTAGCACAGGCTTCGTGCACAGAAGTCCATTCTAAAGAAGGGGACTAGGGCGGAATCCCGGGTCTGGGCCTGATTTAGGTTCTTCCAAGGTAAGAAGAAATGCACACCCAGCATCACATGTTGAAGATACAAAGCCAGATGAGAACACCCGTAATCCCAGCGGCCCCACCGTGAACATCTGCAAGTCCTTTCTGTCAAACTTAGTGCATTTGTTACTATGGTCAAGGACAACcatatacttcattttttttaatgatttattattttttattgacatataatgtattattggtcccaggggtacaggtctgtgaatcgccaggttgacacacttcacagcactcaccatagcccatgccctccccagtgtccataaccccccccccccccccccccccccacccccccccccccccccgtgcccacccccccccccccaccctcctccttctggcaaccctcagtttgttttgtgagatgaagagtctctgatggtttgtctccctccccgatcccatcttgtttcattgattcctttcctacctccccaaccccccatgttgcctctcaacttcctcctatcagggaaattatatgataattgtctttctctgacttatttcacttagcgtaataccctctagttccatctaagtcgtcgcaaatggcaagatttcatttctttttttttttttaacatttttttttatttatttgacagagagagatcacaagtaggcagagaggcaggcagagaggaagaagcaggctccctactgagcagagcgcccaatgcagggctcaatcccaggatcctgggatcatgacctgagctgaaagcagaggcttttaacccactgagccacccaggcgccccaagatttcatttcttttgatggctgcatagtattccattacatatatataccacatcttctttatccattcatctgttgatggacatctaggttctttccatagtttggctgttgtggacattgctgctgtaagcattcgggtgcacgtgccccttcggatcactacatttcgtatacttcatttttttagacACAGACACGGATGCTCGTACACATGCGCACGTGCCTTCACAGATGAGGATGTCCTGGATCCAGAGTCTGTTTCGTAGTCTGCCTTCTCGCCCCTGTGTGAGGGAATGAGAGAGGTCACGCCTGGGGCAGCGGCCAGGCCCTCGTCAGGTCataatttctgttttcccttccGTTCATCTCCACGGCCCAGGATGAGGCCCTGTCTCtcaggaaaggcaggcagagtgtgtGAGAGGAGGACTTGAACTCCGGTGGCTCTGCACGCAGCTCGCACCCGTCTGGCACAAGGCGCCCACCGCACCTTCCCCATCCTTTACCCCGACCCCCGCACGTGAGGTGTTTTCATCATTTCAGCTTTTTACTCTGGTAGCCATCCCTGGAGTGACCGCTTGTGCTTGCAGGTTTTCTGCGTTTCCGGTTAGGCCCTCAGAGTAGATTCCCAGAAACGTAGTCAGTGGCACTTGGGCGAGTGTGCCAACACGTGGTGGCTCCAGAGGTGAAGGGTTTCTTCTGCTTCTCTAAATCAGCACGGGGAGTCGAGTCGGACACGTTCCTCGGGCACCTTCCCCTGAAGTTCTGTCCTCCCTCTGCAGCTCTTGCCATAGGCAGGGCGTGCCCGTACCGACGCTGGCCACCCGCCACTAGTCCGTGTACCTCCGTGGCACGTCAGCATCCGTCAGCGGACCCGAAACAGTGTGTACAGAAACGAGTGGGTCCTCTCATCAGTTCACTGCAAGGAAGACATTTGGTTTGAGATTGCACTTGTGTTCGTATCCAGTTATGCCTATGTACCGACTCAGCAGCTTTGATTGTATCTCCCCGAAAGCTTTTCAGATTGTATGAACACGTAACAGGAAGCATTGGCGGAGCCCTTGGTAGAGAGTTTGGTGTTTGTGGTTACGCGTACTTGGTCGCACATCAGCTCCCGGCTATGCAGTTCCTTTGAGCTTATGTCTTGAGGTATTTTTCAAACCActtgtttgattttaatttctgcaAACACAGGGCCAGCACCAGACCATTCTCTGCGTGCTGCACTGCGTTGTGAGCCTGCAGGCGATCCCTGCCGACGTGGAGGAAGCCATCCTCACCCGCGCCATTAAAGCCTTCACCAAGGTGGGTCACATGCTGCTGTCAGCATAAGCGCAAATCAGAATCCAGAGGCCCCTCAcctgctctaaaataaaattcagtatgtTTTTCCATAATGGAAATGTGTTGGACACTTCTCAAACGTAGTTGTAGACATTGGCCAAAAAATAGTAGTTTCTCAACAGTGATATTAGAAAAAACTGAACTGTGGGGGTTTTGAAGGAGAACATTGAAACAAAGAGCTTTCATACAGAAACAAGTGCATGtggagaaaatgattttaaatcatGTGCCAAGTAGGAGAGATTCTTTTCTGGGTGAGCCCATTCTACTTTGGGCCTAAACACATAACTGACCCCTGAGAACTCAGCATCAGTGACCCGGGACCCTGCCCTAGTTGGCAAATCAAAGCAGAAGGTAATAAAAGAGTTTCTTTTCTGTGCACACCTTTTGGCTTGCAGCAGTCCGTCCTGGCTGAAGCAAGAACCAGGGCTGTGCCGGGAGAAAAGGCTCTGGTCAGCCTTTCAGTCTGGTTCCTCTCATAGGGAACGTGACCCTGTCCTGAGGCCCAGAGCCCAGCTTCTCCCCGTCTGCGGTAAACAGGAGTGAGGCTGCCACTTACTGTTCGTGCAGCTGGCCGCGGCTCCCCCCAGCACTCCAGAGCGTGCCCTTGCAGGCGTCCGGCAAGCGTCGGGGTCACTCTCGGGAGCTTTGCGGCTCCAGGTCTCTCCTCAGCAGTTTCCACAGCCAGCAGCTCAGTTGTCCTCTGCACCTTACCCGGATGTCGTCACAGACCGTGAGGCCACCAGCTCTTGGGGAGGGTTGCAGTCGGGTGCTTAGCAAAGTGAACAATTCACACCATTATTAATGTTAATGAGAGGTTTTTCAGGTAGGATAAACAATGTAGTGAAATTTCTGAATTTAATAGAAAAACTCCTTAGTATTGGTTTCTCTGAATGTGGTaggaattctttttcatttctgttggccTTTTAGGGGGATCCTGATGGAAAGTTCAACCTAGCAGTTGTCCAAATCCAGCTTTGAAAAGGTTGGGAGACATTTATGGCCATTTGCCCTGTACACATCTCATGAACAGAGAGCCTGGCCACTCTCGTTCTGCGCCAGCTCTTCAAGGAGGCTGTACAGCAGCTGCTTCCAGTGTGACAAGGGTCCTGTTTCCCTTCAGCCAGAGCTTCCCAGGCCTGTGACCCCTCAGCAAACACTGGGGTCACCTGCACTCGGAAAGACTAGCTAGGATGCAGAGCCCCTGCTTGTGTGGCCCACAACTCTTTGGGGAACGGGGGGCTTGGAGGGCGAGGACGACCGTGTGATTGTGACACACATGCTGTCTGGTGTCATAGAGTTTTTTGTCTCTGACCCGGCTGTCTTGTGTCCACAAACATGTTGGCCAGGCCCAGACCCTCTGCAGCACTGCCCAGGGAGCCACAGTTTCTGTTGGAGTGGGAGTGGGCAGACGAGTGGGAATtgctctgcttctctgtcctCCTGTCACTCAACCCTGCAGCCTGCTGAACTTGGGCCAACAGCCCAAATACAGGGACTCAGTGTGTCCTCACTCTAGAGCAAAGCAACGAACTTCCATGAAAGATCTCTTTGGCCAGCAAACACGTGAGCCTCTCATGTTCACAGCTCCCAGAAACGCCAAGGCGGTGGGCATTGTGATGTGCGCGTCACAGAGGTTGGGTGTGAACCAGGCTGGCGGAAAGCAGGGCTCCGGGCGGGGGTTGCCACAGGGCAGCCCTTACAGCTGGCGAGTGTTGTTTTGATAGATGCCTTCCCTTGTGCCCGCGGCCGTTAGTCTCCAGACTCGACACTCTGCCCTCAGAGCTGCCTGGCTTCATGATGACCTATGAGGACACATGTCCAGGCTGGGGGTTTCAGTTTTTGAGTTTTCGTTCATGAGTTTGGTATTGACATGATTGGCAGTTCTAATATAGTCTTTCAATTAGTGTTGATGTGTGAGCTGTGTTGTGTATGCTGTGCGTTGTATATAATTGTGTTTGGAAGTCAGAGTTTTTCtccaccttcctttctttttttctttttttttttttaatttaagattttatttatttatttgagaaagagcatgagaagagagaggtcagtgggagaagcagacaccctgcctaGCAGGgtgcccgacgtgggactcggtcccaagactctaggatcatgacctgagccaaaggcagtcgcttgacccactgagccacccaggcgcccctccaccgtcctttctcttctccccaaatcAGCTGATTAAAATTCTGctactgtggggcgcctgggtggctcagtgggttaagccgttgccttcggctcaggtcatgatcccagggtcctgggatcgagttccgcatcgggctctctgctcagcagggagcctgcttccctctctctctctcttgctctcgctctgcctgcctttccatctgcttgtaatatctctctgtcaaataaataaataaaatctttaaaaaaaaaaaatctgctactGTGTCCTGAGTCTATTCATTCTTTGTCAGCAGGTTAATTTTGACTCTGAAAATGGACCAGTAGTTTACAACaccctaaagaaaatatttaagcacacactggaagaaaacaggaaaatgatgAAAGATGGCCCTCAGCCTGATGTTTAGTGACGCTTCCCGGCGCTTCCCTGGTGGCTGGCGGACACCTCAGACCCGGGGACCCAGATGGCTTTTCTGCGCACAGATGAGCAGGTTGGAGCCTGGAGCCACTTCGTCTCATAGCACTTTATCTCAGACGCTCTTGGTTTGGTTTGCGCTAAGGACACTCATTTCTGTTGGAAgcaactatttattttaaaatatcctcaaGCTACATTTTTGTGCTGAAAAATTGCCGTAACGTTGGTGccacttttttatatttatttaactgaattaatattgttttattaatatgtaaGTATGTGGTGTttacatctttattctttttgacatTTTGGAAACAGTTGTAactctttttttccaaaacagtTATTTTGTCAATGTAATCCTTGCTGGAGCTTTTTACCAAATAGGTGATTCTGGTAGTAAAACCTCACTGTGGATCCATCCCCCTGATCTAGGACCTAAGGACGTCACAAAGTGTCTTAAGCTGTTTTGTATTTGTTAATAAGATTAGGCTATTGATACgacattttttaaggatttttttttaatttacagattttttgttttttctttttataaacacatCATAGGATTTCTCAGAGTGATTTAATGATTTAGTTTTGTGTTGAAGGTTGACTGAGGTGGTGGGATTTTTTACGACAGGAAGTAGACTTGCTCTTGGTTAGGCTTCCAGACCCCCGTGCCGACCCCCGCTGTCACAGGAAGCAGGAGCGCCTCTGAGCACCTCCAGCCCGATGGCCACCAAACAGCATCTTCACAGAGGAACAGGGGCCACAGTGGGCGGTGTGGGCAGCTGCTTCGACTCCGCAGGGAGGACCAGTGGGCGGGGACAGACTCAGTGCAGCAGTGTGACCACCAGCCTACACCTCCCACGTCTGCCCTTCAGGGACcccgtgatctcagggccctgtcTGCGGCCACTTGTCACTCGGAGAACTAAGAGTCTTAAACTAAATGTGGTACATGTAGACCGCACTCACCCTTGGGCCCGAGATAAGAAACAAGTGAACTAGTTACAGCCTAACTAGTTCTCTGTGGACTGAACCGTCTTTCAGCAGTGGAAGCTGTGATGAGTGTGTGCAGTGCCAGAGGTCAGGTCACAAGGAGGGCCCTCATTTTTCCCAGTAAATGTGATACTCATCTAACTGATTTCATACTAAGGCAATGACTTAATTTTAGAGACAGAATTTCGGGGGAAGCGAGCCTAACCACGGATGAGT encodes:
- the PTPDC1 gene encoding protein tyrosine phosphatase domain-containing protein 1 isoform X6; the protein is MQDLPRRCSALPFLSAFFQGRRHSSSDPIPQQGRRGSAAQTLSSASLQVMVAVASVSCAERNPTCLQRKRNSGRPTPKYTKVGERLRHVIPGHMACSMACGGRACKYENPARWSEQEQAIKGVYSSWVTENILAMARPSTELLEKYGLIEQFQSHGIKTVINLQRPGEHASCGNPLEQESGFTYLPEAFMEAGIYFYNFGWKDYGVASLTTILDMVKVMTFALQEGKVAVHCHAGLGRTGVLIACYLVFATRMTADQAIIFVRAKRPNSIQTRGQLLCVREFTQFLIPLRNIFSCCDPKAHAVTLAQYLIRQRHLLHGYEARLLKHVPKIIHLVCKLLLDLAENRPVVTAEVAEVPSLSAEIEKTVSEMITLQLDKELLRQGSDASDCFPATAVATDFENQDVILSSEQGIDPLWKRRNVECLQPLTHLKRRLSYSDSDLKRAETLLEHGETPWTGPAQALLGRNPRPQKPVSHCYTPQSPQLEPSKETLVRNTFSFWNQAKFGGLEGLKDEESLLFHRETVAKEVQRSRTFSSGVSGLYNPREPVTPNLADTPTESDSSPQQVPRCQYETPAGCCSDTPRRPLDCGFSPKAPFSGGRSQAQDSRDVSAAAAHSVVQSGLSAEARRVLAAKALASLDELAEKEEVKRKVEMWQSHVVLGGAAEGARDHQTGRGHAARQPRGHRGRAVSAREGPAPDHSLRAALRCEPAGDPCRRGGSHPHPRH
- the PTPDC1 gene encoding protein tyrosine phosphatase domain-containing protein 1 isoform X3 codes for the protein MQDLPRRCSALPFLSAFFQGRRHSSSDPIPQQGRRGSAAQTLSSASLQVMVAVASVSCAERNPTCLQRKRNSGRPTPKYTKVGERLRHVIPGHMACSMACGGRACKYENPARWSEQEQAIKGVYSSWVTENILAMARPSTELLEKYGLIEQFQSHGIKTVINLQRPGEHASCGNPLEQESGFTYLPEAFMEAGIYFYNFGWKDYGVASLTTILDMVKVMTFALQEGKVAVHCHAGLGRTGVLIACYLVFATRMTADQAIIFVRAKRPNSIQTRGQLLCVREFTQFLIPLRNIFSCCDPKAHAVTLAQYLIRQRHLLHGYEARLLKHVPKIIHLVCKLLLDLAENRPVVTAEVAEVPSLSAEIEKTVSEMITLQLDKELLRQGSDASDCFPATAVATDFENQDVILSSEQGIDPLWKRRNVECLQPLTHLKRRLSYSDSDLKRAETLLEHGETPWTGPAQALLGRNPRPQKPVSHCYTPQSPQLEPSKETLVRNTFSFWNQAKFGGLEGLKDEESLLFHRETVAKEVQRSRTFSSGVSGLYNPREPVTPNLADTPTESDSSPQQVPRCQYETPAGCCSDTPRRPLDCGFSPKAPFSGGRSQAQDSRDVSAAAAHSVVQSGLSAEARRVLAAKALASLDELAEKEEVKRKVEMWQKELNSRDGAWERICGERDPFVLCSLMWSWVEQLKEPVITRQDVDTLLGSRADTADALSLLEKGQHQTILCVLHCVVSLQAIPADVEEAILTRAIKAFTKGT
- the PTPDC1 gene encoding protein tyrosine phosphatase domain-containing protein 1 isoform X1; its protein translation is MQDLPRRCSALPFLSAFFQGRRHSSSDPIPQQGRRGSAAQTLSSASLQVMVAVASVSCAERNPTCLQRKRNSGRPTPKYTKVGERLRHVIPGHMACSMACGGRACKYENPARWSEQEQAIKGVYSSWVTENILAMARPSTELLEKYGLIEQFQSHGIKTVINLQRPGEHASCGNPLEQESGFTYLPEAFMEAGIYFYNFGWKDYGVASLTTILDMVKVMTFALQEGKVAVHCHAGLGRTGVLIACYLVFATRMTADQAIIFVRAKRPNSIQTRGQLLCVREFTQFLIPLRNIFSCCDPKAHAVTLAQYLIRQRHLLHGYEARLLKHVPKIIHLVCKLLLDLAENRPVVTAEVAEVPSLSAEIEKTVSEMITLQLDKELLRQGSDASDCFPATAVATDFENQDVILSSEQGIDPLWKRRNVECLQPLTHLKRRLSYSDSDLKRAETLLEHGETPWTGPAQALLGRNPRPQKPVSHCYTPQSPQLEPSKETLVRNTFSFWNQAKFGGLEGLKDEESLLFHRETVAKEVQRSRTFSSGVSGLYNPREPVTPNLADTPTESDSSPQQVPRCQYETPAGCCSDTPRRPLDCGFSPKAPFSGGRSQAQDSRDVSAAAAHSVVQSGLSAEARRVLAAKALASLDELAEKEEVKRKVEMWQKELNSRDGAWERICGERDPFVLCSLMWSWVEQLKEPVITRQDVDTLLGSRADTADALSLLEKGQHQTILCVLHCVVSLQAIPADVEEAILTRAIKAFTKQVNFDSENGPVVYNTLKKIFKHTLEENRKMMKDGPQPDV
- the PTPDC1 gene encoding protein tyrosine phosphatase domain-containing protein 1 isoform X4, whose product is MPAGIVPGHEEPYSTLVSSSAYAANMKGNSGRPTPKYTKVGERLRHVIPGHMACSMACGGRACKYENPARWSEQEQAIKGVYSSWVTENILAMARPSTELLEKYGLIEQFQSHGIKTVINLQRPGEHASCGNPLEQESGFTYLPEAFMEAGIYFYNFGWKDYGVASLTTILDMVKVMTFALQEGKVAVHCHAGLGRTGVLIACYLVFATRMTADQAIIFVRAKRPNSIQTRGQLLCVREFTQFLIPLRNIFSCCDPKAHAVTLAQYLIRQRHLLHGYEARLLKHVPKIIHLVCKLLLDLAENRPVVTAEVAEVPSLSAEIEKTVSEMITLQLDKELLRQGSDASDCFPATAVATDFENQDVILSSEQGIDPLWKRRNVECLQPLTHLKRRLSYSDSDLKRAETLLEHGETPWTGPAQALLGRNPRPQKPVSHCYTPQSPQLEPSKETLVRNTFSFWNQAKFGGLEGLKDEESLLFHRETVAKEVQRSRTFSSGVSGLYNPREPVTPNLADTPTESDSSPQQVPRCQYETPAGCCSDTPRRPLDCGFSPKAPFSGGRSQAQDSRDVSAAAAHSVVQSGLSAEARRVLAAKALASLDELAEKEEVKRKVEMWQKELNSRDGAWERICGERDPFVLCSLMWSWVEQLKEPVITRQDVDTLLGSRADTADALSLLEKGQHQTILCVLHCVVSLQAIPADVEEAILTRAIKAFTKQVNFDSENGPVVYNTLKKIFKHTLEENRKMMKDGPQPDV
- the PTPDC1 gene encoding protein tyrosine phosphatase domain-containing protein 1 isoform X2 → MQDLPRRCSALPFLSAFFQGRRHSSSDPIPQQGRRGSAAQTLSSASLQVMVAVASVSCAERNPTCLQRKRNSGRPTPKYTKVGERLRHVIPGHMACSMACGGRACKYENPARWSEQEQAIKGVYSSWVTENILAMARPSTELLEKYGLIEQFQSHGIKTVINLQRPGEHASCGNPLEQESGFTYLPEAFMEAGIYFYNFGWKDYGVASLTTILDMVKVMTFALQEGKVAVHCHAGLGRTGVLIACYLVFATRMTADQAIIFVRAKRPNSIQTRGQLLCVREFTQFLIPLRNIFSCCDPKAHAVTLAQYLIRQRHLLHGYEARLLKHVPKIIHLVCKLLLDLAENRPVVTAEVAEVPSLSAEIEKTVSEMITLQLDKELLRQGSDASDCFPATAVATDFENQDVILSSEQGIDPLWKRRNVECLQPLTHLKRRLSYSDSDLKRAETLLEHGETPWTGPAQALLGRNPRPQKPVSHCYTPQSPQLEPSKETLVRNTFSFWNQAKFGGLEGLKDEESLLFHRETVAKEVQRSRTFSSGVSGLYNPREPVTPNLADTPTESDSSPQQVPRCQYETPAGCCSDTPRRPLDCGFSPKAPFSGGRSQAQDSRDVSAAAAHSVVQSGLSAEARRVLAAKALASLDELAEKEEVKRKVEMWQKELNSRDGAWERICGERDPFVLCSLMWSWVEQLKEPVITRQDVDTLLGSRADTADALSLLEKGQHQTILCVLHCVVSLQAIPADVEEAILTRAIKAFTKGDPDGKFNLAVVQIQL